Proteins from one Raphanus sativus cultivar WK10039 unplaced genomic scaffold, ASM80110v3 Scaffold0713, whole genome shotgun sequence genomic window:
- the LOC130502855 gene encoding probable serine protease EDA2, with amino-acid sequence MATAIGFLILSLSYLSLSHGLVKPRRISHGLSESGKYLTRDELWFNQTLDHFSPYDHRRFRQRYYEYLDHLRVPDGPIFLMICGEGPCNGIPNDYISVLAKKFEAGVVSLEHRYYGKSSPFNSLATENLKYLSSKQALSDLAAFRGYYQESLNVKFNRTGKVDDNPWFFFGASYSGALSAWFRLKFPHLTCGSLASSAVVRAVYEFPEFDQQIGESAGPECKAALQETNKLVELALKVNNKALKALFNATELDVDGDFLYFVADAQVMAFQYGNPDKLCVPMVEAKKNGGDLVEAYAKYVREYCFGVFGLSAKTYSRKHLLDTAITPESSDRLWWFQVCTEVAYFQVAPANDSIRSHQVNTEYHLDLCKSLFGKGVYPEVDATNLYYGGDRIAGTKIIFTNGSQDPWRHASKQTSSPDLPSYIVKCHNCGHGSDLRGCPQSPLIIEGDSKNCSSPDAVNKVRQHIVEHIDLWLSECRGVLRSSI; translated from the exons ATGGCGACGGCGATAGGCTTTCTGATTCTCTCCTTGTCATACTTGAGCTTGTCTCATGGATTAGTGAAACCTCGTAGGATATCTCATGGTTTGTCCGAAAGCGGCAAGTACTTGACAAGGGATGAGCTCTGGTTCAATCAAACCCTTGACCACTTCTCTCCATAT GACCATCGCAGATTCAGACAGCGATACTATGAATATCTTGACCATTTACGAGTTCCAGACGGACCTATTTTTCTGATGATCTGCGGCGAAGGTCCTTGCAACGGAATCCCTAATGATTATATAAGT GTGTTAGCAAAGAAGTTTGAAGCAGGTGTTGTTTCACTGGAGCATCGTTACTACGGAAAGAGCTCACCTTTTAACTCATTAGCCACTGAGAATCTCAAGTATCTTTCATCTAAACAGGCCCTTTCCGATTTAGCTGCTTTCCGTGGGTATTACCAG GAATCTTTGAATGTTAAGTTCAATAGAACTGGGAAGGTTGATGATAATCCTTGGTTCTTCTTTGGAGCATCTTATTCTGGAGCTTTGAGTGCTTGGTTCCGCCTTAAGTTCCCACATTTGACATGTGGAAGCCTCGCTAGCTCTGCAGTTGTTCGTGCTGTCTACGAGTTCCCTGAATTTGATCAACAG ATAGGTGAGTCTGCTGGACCGGAATGCAAAGCTGCACTACAGGAGACTAATAAACTCGTGGAACTAGCGCTTAAAGTAAATAACAAAGCTTTGAAAGCTCTCTTCAATGCCACCGAG CTTGATGTTGATGGTGATTTCTTATACTTCGTAGCTGATGCACAAGTTATGGCG TTCCAATACGGAAATCCAGATAAACTATGTGTTCCTATGGTGGAAGCTAAGAAGAACGGTGGTGATTTAGTG GAAGCATATGCTAAATATGTTAGAGAGTATTGCTTCGGAGTTTTTGGGTTAAGCGCTAAAACATATAGCAGGAAACATCTGCTAGACACTGCCATCACCCCAGAGAGTTCAGATCGTTTGTGGTGGTTCCAAGTTTGCACTGAAGTGGCGTATTTCCAGGTGGCGCCTGCAAACGATAGCATCCGCTCTCATCAAGTCAATACAGA GTATCATTTGGATCTATGCAAGAGTCTGTTTGGTAAAGGTGTTTATCCTGAAGTTGATGCAACAAACCTGTACTATGGAGGTGATAGAATTGCTG GAACTAAAATCATCTTCACAAATGGGTCACAAGATCCATGGCGTCATGCATCCAAACAGACCTCATCTCCTGACC TGCCTTCTTACATTGTGAAATGTCACAACTGTGGCCATGGAAGTGATCTTAGAGGATGCCCTCAGTCTCCATTGATCAttgaag GTGATTCCAAGAATTGCAGTTCACCAGATGCGGTGAACAAAGTGAGGCAGCATATAGTAGAACACATCGACTTGTGGCTCTCTGAGTGCCGTGGAGTGCTTAGGAGTTCCATCTAG
- the LOC130494502 gene encoding probable LRR receptor-like serine/threonine-protein kinase At4g36180 — translation MKRSLLFLLLVLLSRADDTHPEIDALTAFKLNLHDPLGALTSWDPSTPSAPCDWRGVFCTNRRVTEIRLPRLQLSGRISDRISDLGMLRKLSLRSNSFNGTIPPSLAFCTRLLAVFLQYNSLTGKLPPGMKNLTELEVFNVSGNRLSGEISAPFPTSLKFLDLSSNVFSGTVPSGLANLTQLQLLNLSYNQLDGEIPASLGKLQSLQYLWLDFNLLQGTLPSALSNCSSIVHLSASENAIGGVIPAAFGALPNLEVIALNNNGLSGTVPFSLFCNSSLRVVQLGFNAFSDVVRPETVNCGRTGLRVLDLRENRISGRFPMWLTNIVSLTNLDVSGNLFSGEIPAEIGGLKLLEELKLANNSLTGEIPVEVKQCSSLGVLDLEGNRLTGQVPEFLGYMKALKVLSLGRNGFSGYVPSSMVNLEQLDRLNLGDNSLNGSFPVELMALTNLSELDLSGNRFSGSVPVSISNLSNLSFLNLSGNGFSGEIPASVGNLFKLTSIDLSKQNMSGEIPVELSGLPNLQVIALQENNFSGVVPEGFSSLVSLRYVNLSSNSFSGQIPQTFGFLRLLVSLSLSDNRISGSVPPEVGNCSALEVLELRSNRLTGHVPADLSRLSRLRVLDLGRNNLSGEISPVSSSLQSLSLDHNHLSGVIPESLSALSNLSRLDLSVNNLTGEIPPLVASNLVYFNVSNNNLKGEIPSSLSSTITNPSEFSGNAELCGKPLNRKCADARKKRRKMILMIVTAAIGACLLTLFCCFYIYTLLKWRKKLKQQSSTGEKKRSPGRTSAGSRVRSSTSRSSTENGEPKLVMFNNKITLAETIEATRQFDEENVLSRTKYGLLFKANYNDGMVLSVRRLPNGSLLNENLFKKEAEVLGKVKHRNITVLRGYYAGPPDLRLLVYDYMPNGNLSTLLQEASHQDGHVLNWPMRHLIALGIARGLGFLHQSNMVHGDIKPQNVLFDADFEAHLSDFGLDRLTVLSPSRTAVTSATIGTLGYVSPEATSSGEITRESDIYSFGIVLLEILTGKRPVMFTQDEDIVKWVKKQLQRGQVTELLEPGLLELDPESSEWEEFLLGIKVGLLCTATDPLDRPTMSDIVFMLEGCRVGPDVTSSADQPSPA, via the exons ATGAAGAGATCCTTACTCTTCCTTCTCCTTGTGTTACTCTCACGCGCCGACGATACTCACCCCGAGATCGACGCACTCACCGCGTTTAAGCTCAACCTCCACGACCCACTCGGCGCGTTAACCTCATGGGACCCCTCGACTCCCTCCGCTCCATGCGACTGGCGCGGCGTCTTCTGCACGAACCGCCGCGTCACGGAGATCCGTCTCCCCCGCCTCCAGCTCTCCGGACGAATCTCCGACCGCATCTCCGACCTCGGAATGCTGCGTAAGCTCAGCCTCCGGTCCAACTCCTTCAACGGAACCATCCCTCCTTCTCTCGCCTTCTGCACGCGCCTACTCGCCGTCTTCCTCCAGTACAACTCCCTCACCGGAAAACTCCCCCCGGGGATGAAGAATCTCACCGAGCTAGAAGTCTTCAACGTCTCCGGGAACCGTCTCTCCGGAGAGATCTCCGCTCCTTTCCCGACGAGTCTCAAGTTCCTTGACCTTTCCTCCAACGTCTTCTCCGGCACTGTACCGAGTGGACTCGCGAACCTGACTCAGCTCCAGCTTCTCAATCTCTCGTACAATCAATTAGAC GGCGAGATCCCCGCGAGCCTCGGGAAGCTTCAGAGCCTACAGTATCTCTGGCTAGACTTTAATCTCTTGCAAGGGACGTTACCTTCCGCGTTGTCGAACTGCTCCTCCATTGTGCACTTAAGCGCGTCGGAGAACGCTATCGGCGGCGTGATTCCCGCGGCTTTCGGCGCTCTTCCTAACCTCGAAGTCATCGCTCTGAACAACAACGGTCTCTCCGGTACCGTGCCGTTCTCTCTCTTCTGCAACTCTTCGCTTAGGGTCGTTCAGTTAGGGTTCAACGCCTTCTCCGACGTGGTTAGGCCCGAGACGGTTAACTGTGGTAGGACCGGTTTACGAGTTTTGGATCTCCGGGAGAATCGAATCTCCGGTCGTTTCCCGATGTGGTTGACTAACATTGTCTCGTTAACGAATCTCGATGTTTCTGGAAACTTGTTTTCCGGTGAGATTCCGGCGGAGATTGGTGGCTTGAAGTTGTTAGAAGAGCTCAAGTTGGCTAATAACTCACTCACGGGTGAGATTCCGGTTGAGGTTAAGCAATGCAGCTCGTTAGGGGTTCTTGATTTGGAAGGGAACCGGTTAACCGGTCAGGTTCCGGAGTTTCTTGGGTATATGAAGGCTTTAAAGGTCTTGTCTTTAGGTAGAAACGGCTTCTCTGGTTATGTTCCTTCGTCTATGGTGAACTTGGAGCAGCTTGATCGGTTAAACTTAGGTGATAACAGCTTGAACGGGAGCTTTCCGGTGGAGTTGATGGCTTTGACGAACTTATCTGAGCTGGATCTGAGCGGGAACCGGTTTTCCGGTTCGGTTCCGGTTAGTATCAGCAACTTGAGTAACCTCAGTTTCTTGAACTTGAGTGGGAATGGATTCTCTGGTGAGATACCAGCTAGTGTGGGGAATCTGTTTAAGCTAACGTCTATTGATTTAAGCAAACAGAATATGTCTGGCGAGATTCCGGTTGAGCTTTCCGGTTTACCCAACTTGCAAGTGATTGCGTTGCAGGAGAACAACTTCTCTGGTGTTGTACCCGAAGGGTTTAGTAGCTTGGTGAGTTTACGGTACGTGAACCTTAGCTCCAACTCGTTCTCTGGTCAGATACCGCAGACTTTCGGGTTTCTTCGGCTTTTGGTATCTCTTTCGCTGTCGGATAATCGCATCTCCGGTTCTGTTCCACCTGAAGTTGGAAACTGCTCTGCTCTCGAAGTTCTCGAGTTGAGATCAAACCGGCTAACGGGTCATGTTCCAGCTGATCTCTCGAGACTTTCTCGTTTGAGAGTGCTGGACTTGGGTCGGAACAACTTGTCAGGTGAAATCTCACCAGTGAGCTCGTCTCTCCAGTCGCTGTCACTTGACCACAATCATCTCTCGGGAGTCATACCTGAATCTTTATCTGCGTTGTCGAATTTGTCGAGGCTTGATCTCTCTGTTAACAACTTAACCGGAGAGATTCCACCTCTTGTTGCCAGTAACTTGGTGTACTTCAATGTCTCGAACAACAACCTCAAAGGAGAGATTCCATCTTCTTTATCCTCTACCATCACCAACCCATCAGAGTTTTCAGGCAACGCAGAGCTATGCGGCAAGCCGCTGAACAGAAAATGCGCGGACgcaaggaagaagaggaggaaaatGATTCTAATGATAGTAACGGCTGCGATAGGCGCGTGTCTTTTAACGCTCTTCTGCTGCTTCTACATCTACACTCTCCTGAAATGGAGAAAGAAGCTGAAACAACAGTCGTCAACGGGAGAGAAGAAACGTAGCCCCGGTAGAACGAGCGCGGGGAGCAGAGTACGCAGCAGCACGAGCCGGTCGAGCACGGAGAACGGAGAACCGAAGCTGGTGATGTTCAACAACAAGATCACTCTAGCCGAAACGATAGAAGCGACGCGACAGTTCGACGAAGAGAACGTTCTCAGCAGGACCAAATACGGATTGCTGTTCAAAGCTAATTACAACGACGGTATGGTTCTCTCTGTACGCCGTTTACCTAACGGCTCTCTCTTGAACGAGAACTTGTTCAAGAAAGAAGCTGAGGTTCTCGGTAAAGTCAAGCACAGGAACATCACTGTCCTTAGAGGCTACTACGCCGGTCCACCGGATCTGAGGCTCTTGGTGTATGACTACATGCCCAACGGAAACTTATCTACTCTCCTCCAAGAAGCTTCTCACCAAGATGGCCATGTCCTGAACTGGCCGATGCGTCACCTTATTGCTCTTGGGATCGCTCGTGGACTCGGTTTCTTACACCAGTCCAACATG GTTCATGGTGATATAAAGCCACAGAATGTACTCTTCGACGCTGACTTTGAAGCTCATTTATCCGACTTCGGGCTTGACCGTCTCACGGTTCTATCCCCGTCAAGAACAGCGGTGACATCAGCCACCATCGGGACGTTAGGATACGTTTCTCCAGAAGCTACATCATCCGGAGAAATCACAAGAGAGTCCGACATCTACAGCTTTGGCATTGTCCTACTCGAAATCCTAACCGGGAAGAGACCGGTGATGTTCACACAAGACGAGGATATAGTGAAATGGGTGAAGAAACAGCTTCAGAGAGGTCAAGTCACAGAGCTGCTGGAGCCGGGTCTGCTCGAGCTAGACCCGGAGTCGTCGGAGTGGGAAGAGTTCTTGTTAGGTATCAAAGTCGGACTTCTTTGTACGGCCACGGATCCTCTTGACCGACCAACAATGTCTGATATTGTGTTCATGTTAGAAGGCTGTCGTGTTGGTCCTGACGTCACTTCCTCCGCCGATCAACCCTCACCGGCCTAA
- the LOC130502854 gene encoding uncharacterized protein LOC130502854 produces MVESTSNLTPTQRYAAGALFAIALNQAQINQTQPLGIPAALEEDDDKECDRSEERRSNCSSGDSVSDDPNLWVHETSGLLRPVFRCLDIDSSAWLGLEETANSSPAKHHIGAFTRLLSEEASDASVEMVEQEMALAKAADAMVHSIRSSLSIDAKKEKHQEYENECREKYAVPEVKSKAVEKDKVKEDSDAASERESLEAGVVIRDGSHVPEVVEDDKSVEEVTLLSHQRKINVLYELLSACLSDKYQEVKKCTRRRKGYDARHRVALRLLATWFNIEWIKVEAIETMVACSAMALQKSGELKNEDAASSSSTWAKWKRGGIIGAAAITGGTLMAITGGLAAPAIAAGFGALAPTLGTLVPVIGAGGFAAAASAAGTVAGSVAVAASFGAAGAGLTGTKMARRIGDLEEFEFKAIGENHNQGRLAVEVLVAGVVFEEEDFVKPWQGLTSSLERYTLQWESKNLILVSTAIQDWLTSRLAMELMKQGAMHTVLSSLLLALAWPATILVAADFIDSKWSIAIDRSDKAGKLLAEVLQKGLQGNRPITLVGFSLGARVIFKCLQTLAETEQNAELVERVVILGAPISINNENWRDVRKMVAGRFINVYATNDWTLGVAFRASLLSQGLAGIQPICIPGIENVDVTDMVEGHSSYLWKTQQILERLEIDTYYPVFRDTL; encoded by the exons ATGGTGGAATCTACGTCGAATTTGACGCCGACGCAGAGATACGCTGCCGGCGCATTGTTCGCGATCGCGCTAAACCAAGCGCAAATCAACCAGACTCAGCCGCTGGGGATCCCCGCGGCGTTagaagaagacgacgacaaAGAGTGTGACCGTTCGGAGGAGCGAAGAAGCAATTGCAGTAGCGGAGATTCCGTCTCCGATGACCCTAACCTCTGGGTACACGAGACGTCAGGTCTCCTACGACCTGTTTTCAG ATGTCTGGATATTGATTCCTCGGCGTGGCTTGGTCTCGAGGAAACAGCTAACTCTTCTCCGGCGAAGCACCACATCGGTGCG TTCACGAGGCTACTCTCAGAGGAAGCGAGTGATGCTTCGGTCGAAATGGTGGAGCAAGAGATGGCTTTAGCTAAAGCTGCTGATGCTATGGTGCATAGCATCCGGAGTTCTCTGTCTATAGATGCTAAGAAGGAGAAGCATCAGGAATACGAAAACGAGTGCCGTGAGAAGTACGCTGTTCCCGAGGTTAAATCAAAAGCTGTGGAGAAGGATAAGGTGAAGGAGGATTCGGATGCTGCTTCTGAGAGAGAGAGTCTTGAAGCGGGTGTTGTTATTAGAGATGGAAGCCACGTGCCTGAAGTTGTTGAAGATGATAAATCTGTTGAGGAAGTAACGTTGCTTAGCCATCAGAGGAAGATCAATGTTTTGTATGAGCTGCTTTCTGCTTGCTTGTCGGATAAATACCAAGAGGTTAAGAAATGTACTCGCCGTAGAAAAGGATATGATGCTCGTCACCGCGTCGCTCTCCGTTTACTCGCGACCTGGTTTAACATTGAGTGGATTAAAGTG GAAGCAATTGAGACAATGGTGGCATGCTCTGCCATGGCCCTTCAGAAATCTGGTGAATTAAAGAATGAGGATGCTGCATCTTCTTCAAGTACATGGGCTAAGTGGAAGCGTGGAGGCATCATTGGTGCCGCTGCGATAACAGGGGGCACTTTGATGGCCATCACTGGCG GATTGGCTGCTCCAGCTATTGCCGCAGGGTTTGGTGCATTAGCACCAACACTGGGCACACTGGTGCCGGTGATTGGAGCTGGTGGGTTTGCTGCTGCTGCTAGTGCTGCTGGAACTGTGGCTGGCTCTGTTGCGGTTGCAGCATCATTTGGAG CTGCTGGAGCTGGTCTCACAGGGACTAAGATGGCAAGGAGGATTGGGGATCTTGAGGAGTTCGAATTCAAAGCTATTGGCGAAAATCATAATCAAGGA CGGCTAGCAGTGGAAGTCTTGGTTGCTGGTGTtgtttttgaagaagaagattttgtGAAACCATGGCAAGGGTTAACTAGCAGTTTGGAGAG GTACACGCTGCAATGGGAGTCCAAGAATCTTATCTTAGTGAGTACTGCAATTCAGGATTGGCTTACTTCAA GATTGGCCATGGAATTGATGAAACAAGGAGCAATGCACACTGTTCTGAGCTCTCTTTTATTGGCATTGGCATGGCCAGCGACAATCTTAGTAGCTGCAGATTTCATAGATAGCAAATGGAGTATTGCTATTGATAG GTCGGATAAAGCGGGAAAACTTCTAGCCGAAGTGCTTCAAAAAGGCTTGCAAGGAAATAG ACCCATCACACTCGTGGGATTCTCGCTTGGTGCGCGGGTCATCTTCAAATGCCTTCAGACTCTGGCCGAGACAGAACAAAACG CCGAACTTGTGGAAAGAGTTGTTATTCTTGGAGCACCCATTTCAATCAATAACGAAAACTGGCGAGACGTAAGGAAG ATGGTAGCTGGAAGATTCATCAACGTATATGCAACAAATGATTGGACCCTCGGTGTTGCATTTCGCGCAAG TCTATTATCTCAAGGATTAGCCGGAATCCAACCAATTTGCATCCCTGGAATCGAAAAT GTGGATGTAACCGATATGGTGGAAGGTCACTCTTCATATCTATGGAAGACTCAGCAAATTCTAGAGAGGCTCGAAATCGACACTTATTACCCTGTTTTTCGAGACACTCTCTAA